From the genome of Actinomycetota bacterium, one region includes:
- the mreD gene encoding rod shape-determining protein MreD, with the protein MIWKRTLLLSVLLLTGLLLETSVLGEATLLGAKPPLLLLFTVALALGEGPALAAGFGFAGGLLTDLMTGLPAGLTALAYTVVGYAVGAIRAQLQAPSTWLPVTMEFAATLGGLMLYGAVALLLGQEAVGGRTLLVTAVFGACYNALLTPFLYPLVRALAARLRPARVLR; encoded by the coding sequence GTGATCTGGAAGCGGACGCTGCTCCTTTCGGTATTGCTCCTCACCGGGCTCTTGCTCGAGACGTCCGTGCTCGGCGAGGCCACACTGCTCGGCGCCAAGCCGCCGCTTCTGCTGCTTTTCACCGTGGCCCTCGCGCTCGGCGAAGGCCCGGCGCTCGCCGCCGGGTTCGGGTTCGCCGGAGGATTGCTGACCGATCTGATGACGGGTTTGCCGGCAGGCCTGACCGCGCTCGCATACACGGTCGTCGGGTACGCCGTCGGAGCGATCCGCGCTCAGTTGCAGGCTCCGTCGACCTGGCTGCCGGTCACGATGGAGTTCGCCGCGACGCTCGGCGGCCTGATGCTTTACGGCGCCGTCGCGCTCCTTCTCGGTCAGGAGGCCGTCGGCGGCCGCACGCTCCTCGTCACCGCGGTCTTCGGCGCTTGCTACAACGCCTTGCTCACCCCGTTCCTTTATCCGCTCGTCCGCGCGCTTGCCGCGCGGCTCCGGCCGGCGAGGGTCCTCCGATGA
- the mreC gene encoding rod shape-determining protein MreC translates to MRIFDRTRRARLLVVLLLTAALVLVTIDFRSKGDGPLDVVGRGIMTVVGPLQDGLSRLVRPIGDFFSGFTQVGTLKEQIRQLQEQNAQLRQRERQVTDIARENEQLRKLLGLSDRLNLKTVTARVTGVGPSNFEHTVFIDRGTANGVRKDMPVVAGAGLVGRVVQVSQRTARVLLLVDPSSAVASRLASNGETGVAEGTGGDELRFDLFDAEAAVTIGDEVVTSGYEGGVYPPGIPIGTVTRIQPRGNALARRAFVTTFVDFSSLDFLLIVVGQEAAK, encoded by the coding sequence ATGAGGATCTTCGACCGCACCCGCCGAGCGCGGCTGCTCGTCGTGCTGCTCTTGACCGCCGCATTAGTGCTGGTCACCATCGATTTCCGGTCCAAAGGGGACGGCCCACTGGACGTGGTCGGCCGGGGGATCATGACGGTCGTTGGGCCACTCCAGGACGGCCTCTCCCGCCTGGTGCGCCCGATCGGCGACTTCTTCTCGGGCTTCACCCAGGTCGGCACCCTGAAGGAGCAGATCCGCCAACTGCAAGAGCAGAACGCTCAGCTCCGGCAGCGCGAGCGCCAGGTCACCGACATCGCCCGCGAGAACGAGCAGCTGCGCAAGCTGCTCGGTCTGTCCGACCGGCTCAATCTCAAAACGGTGACCGCACGTGTCACCGGCGTCGGTCCATCCAACTTCGAGCACACCGTGTTCATCGACCGCGGCACGGCCAACGGCGTCCGCAAGGACATGCCGGTCGTCGCCGGTGCCGGGCTGGTCGGCCGCGTCGTGCAGGTGTCGCAGCGAACCGCGCGCGTTCTGCTGCTCGTCGACCCGTCGAGCGCCGTCGCGTCACGACTCGCATCGAACGGCGAGACCGGCGTCGCCGAGGGCACCGGAGGGGACGAGCTGCGCTTCGATCTGTTCGATGCCGAGGCCGCCGTGACGATCGGGGACGAGGTCGTCACCAGCGGCTACGAAGGTGGCGTCTACCCGCCCGGGATCCCGATCGGGACCGTCACGCGCATCCAGCCGCGAGGGAACGCGCTCGCTCGTCGCGCGTTCGTGACGACGTTCGTCGACTTCTCGAGCCTGGACTTCCTGCTGATCGTCGTCGGGCAGGAGGCCGCCAAGTGA
- a CDS encoding rod shape-determining protein gives MRANTFTLLGRDMAIDLGTANTLVYVRGRGIVLNEPSVVAINTKTGAILAVGTEAKRMIGRTPAHIVAVRPLRDGVIADFDVTEKMLRYFIQKVHRRRWLAKPRVVLCVPSGITGVEQRAVEEATIAAGARNAYIIEEPMAAAIGAGLPIHEPTGNMVVDIGGGTTEVAVISLGGIVTSMSIRIGGDELDEAIIQFIKKEYSMLLGERTSEEMKMAIGSAFPMPDEPHAEIRGRDLVTGLPKTIIVAAEEIRRAIEEPVNQIVDAVKNTLDKTPPELASDIMDGGIVLCGGGALLKGLDERLKHETGMPVHITDSPLTCVAVGSGRCLEEFEALKRVLISSSRH, from the coding sequence ATGCGCGCGAATACGTTCACACTTCTCGGTCGCGATATGGCGATCGACCTCGGCACCGCGAACACGCTCGTCTACGTTCGCGGACGGGGGATCGTGCTCAACGAACCGTCCGTCGTCGCGATCAACACCAAGACGGGCGCGATCCTGGCCGTCGGCACCGAGGCCAAGCGCATGATCGGCCGGACGCCGGCGCACATCGTGGCCGTCCGCCCGCTCCGCGACGGGGTCATCGCCGATTTCGACGTCACGGAGAAGATGCTGCGCTATTTCATCCAGAAGGTGCACCGTCGCCGCTGGCTCGCCAAGCCGCGGGTGGTCCTCTGTGTGCCGAGCGGCATCACCGGGGTCGAGCAGCGAGCGGTCGAGGAGGCTACGATCGCTGCCGGAGCACGGAACGCGTACATCATCGAGGAGCCGATGGCGGCCGCGATCGGCGCGGGGCTCCCCATCCACGAGCCGACCGGCAACATGGTGGTGGACATCGGAGGTGGTACCACCGAGGTGGCCGTGATCTCGCTGGGCGGGATCGTGACCTCGATGTCGATCCGGATCGGCGGTGACGAGCTCGACGAGGCGATCATCCAGTTCATCAAGAAGGAATACTCGATGCTGCTCGGCGAGCGAACCTCCGAGGAGATGAAGATGGCGATCGGGTCCGCGTTCCCGATGCCGGACGAGCCGCACGCCGAGATCAGAGGGCGAGATCTCGTCACCGGCCTGCCGAAGACGATCATCGTCGCCGCGGAGGAGATCCGTCGGGCTATCGAGGAACCGGTGAATCAGATCGTGGACGCCGTGAAGAACACGCTCGACAAGACTCCGCCGGAACTCGCCTCCGACATCATGGACGGTGGCATCGTGCTCTGTGGCGGAGGTGCGTTGCTGAAGGGTTTGGATGAGCGGCTCAAGCACGAGACCGGTATGCCGGTCCACATCACCGACTCGCCGCTGACCTGTGTCGCGGTCGGCTCGGGCCGCTGCTTGGAGGAGTTCGAGGCGCTCAAACGGGTGCTGATCTCTTCATCCAGACACTAG